The DNA region GTTGTTCAGCAAGTAGCATATTAACCTCCTCTCTAATCAGTTTAGGAATATGATTAAGAATTGGAGAATCTTCACTAACCTTCTTATGATTAAATTGCTTATGGAAAAAATTAACAGCTTCAACAGCAACTCTATCAGCATCCTCTAGCCAATTTCCAGTATCATCTTTAATCCTCTTAATCTGGATtattttccttcttccttttaccAGACTATGGAAATATCTTGTATTTTTATCACCTTTTGAGAAACAGTCCATCCCAGCTTTTTGCCTCCAGATTCTTCCTCATAGTGAAGATACAGTTTAAGTTCTGCTTGGGCCCTTTGTATGACCATTCTATTTTCTTCAGGTGGGTTCTCCTCAAATAAATGCTCTTTAATCTTAACTATATCCTATCTGATTACTAGTTTTTCAAAATGTCCCCAAAAGTATCCTTACTCCATGTACTTAAAGAAGctttcagtttcttcatcttgagTTTAAAGGACAGAAACACTTCATCAGATAAGTCTGCTTCCCATTGCTGCTTAACAAAGTAAAAAAACAAAGTATCATGTTCCACCCagaatttgagaaatctgaaTGGTTTGGTAAAATTGTCCACTTGATCTCCACAAGATACAAGTAATGGTGCATGATGAGAACCAGTCCTTGACAAATGTTCCACTTCTAGTTGTCCAAACCAATTCTGAAATGTATCATTATGCACAATCCTATCCAATCTCTTAAAAATGCAATCATTGGCAGCCCTACAATTCCACAAGGTGAAAGGACTCCCTTTGAAAGGCATCTCATGCAACTCACAAGAATTCAGACAAAaggcaaaatcttcatattcttgtGGCAATACTGGTAAATTCTCCAGACACATTGAGTACTTTCCAATCAAACCTTGAACCTCCTCATTAGAAACTTCATTCATATTCAGATTACCCGCTTGAGTACATTCAGACAGCTGATTTTCCAGAGCAACTTCAGAAGCCTCCTTTACATCATGATACCTGTTAATTGCGTCAAATCTCTGAGTAAAATCTTCATCTTCATCCCTAACACCCCTATCTTTCTCTCCTAGTTGCTGATCATCTGTATCTGCAAGTGCTAGTATATTGTTAACTAGTACTTGATCCTTATTAATCAAGTTATTCACCCCATCCCCCGGATCATGCATAACTTCCAAAACACCTTTATTTTGGTCAATTTCATCTTTGCCCACATATTGATCAAAGGGTTCTGACACTCCTTCTCCAACATTAAGATCTTCATCAATTCTTCCATGCACCATTACAGACTCTTGTACATCATCAGATATTCCATTATTCTCTTGTTCTTGGCAGTCATGAGCCTCCTTTGAATCATAATCCACTTTAACCTCCTGAGTTTCTGCTTTGCCATCCAGCTGTTGATTATTAATCTCTTTTTGAACAGGATCAGGATCACCATTAACCTATTGTGTTTTTTCAATATCTACTACACTTTGATTATCAGCTTCACTATTGTGCACCTTATCAACTTGATTCTCATCAAATTCACCCTCTTCCAGAGAAATGGTCCTATTCTAAGCCTGATGTTTGTCCTGAGACAAAATTACAGCTTCTACTACACGATCATGCACATTATTATGATCCTTCATATCGTCTACAAATACAACTGCAGCCCTTTGTTCTACAGAACCATCCTCTTCTACCACATCCTTCTCATTACTTTTATTCTCATTACTCAACTTACTAACTTCAGAATCCTCTACTCCTTGGTTCAATACCTCGAATTTGTTTGACACATTAACTTCTTTATTTCAATCATCCTTCCTAGTTGGAATCACTTTGTTCTTGTGCTGCTCTTTGTTTCCAGGGTAAGTTACCACAGTACCACTGGATAAAACTTTTGGTAGATACTGTTGCATTGGTTTTTTCCACCCCCCATCTCCTTTATATCTTCCTTGTTGGACCCACCCTTGTTTGCTTGTTCCAGGTTCTTCTGCTACAACTAAAGCCTTTCCCTTGTTTTGAACCACTTCTTCTTTGTCTGCCACTTCATTTTCTAGCAGTTCTGGATGAAGCACCCAACAATCTTCATTGGAATGACTTTGCAAAAAACAATTTATGCAATACTTTGGTAGGTAGTCATACTGAATATTAACTTTAATAGACCTGATATCCTTTGTAACATCATCTTCAATATCCATCCACACAGACTTAGGAAAATCTGCAAGCAAATCTACTTGCACTTTCACTCTTGCACTATTTGGCCTAGTTTTGTTGATAGTAGCAGCATCTAGTTGAATTGGTTTGCCCACAGCTGAAGCTAATGTAAACAAAGATTCCTTGACAAAAAAAGTAGGAAGAAGGTTTGGAAACGAAATCCAAACCATAGCAATTGAAGTCTCATTTTCAATACTGAACTGAGAATCATATATCAACGGTCGCATTTGATAAGAATGACAATTCTTTGATTTCAACCAAAATAAAATTTTTGATGAGATATTAATAAAATCTTCTCTTAAATCACATCTTATTAAAACATGTCTATCTCTCAAAAAGCCTACACGACAGTTACCCTTTACCCCACACTGTTGAGGTATAATAGTTCTCAATTCATCTAACTCGGGCCATCCATACGAAAACTTACCAACTATGGCATTTTGTAGGTTTTCAATCCTCTCCATTCGTAAGACTTCAGAGGAGGACCATCTTACAACGTGTTTACCATCTATAATCTACACATTCTTCATAGGGATGGGTTCACACGTTTGCATGGGATTTGCAACATTGTCATGCATAAGGGTATGGAGATATTTTTGTTCAGTATTCGTAGGGGTTGTTGTTTTTGGTTGTTGAGGATTGCTGGACGAGGAGAGAGGAGGGAaatcttagagagagagaggctgACCAACCATCAGACGATGTGGCTGGCCAGTGGCCGGAGTGGCCATAGAACTTTTAGGGTTTTCAaattagggtttgcatgggaggagagagaagagagctttccGAATCTAGGATAATAATATACCTACTTTTCTTGCTTAGTAAAATACCGAAGATACAACAGCCTTTTTATTAATGATGACTGTAGagacctaatttttgacctcccataatttattttgattactCAAAGTCCTTGGACAATAGATAAAATGAGTACTGCCTCTTAAAAggtttaaatgatttttataagaATTGTTTAGGTTAACACTTACCCCTTTAGATTGATGAAAATGATTTTTATGACATTGAAAATTATTTAGGAATTAATTgacatttatgaaatattttgttaGGATTAATCAAAAACAAAACAActttgaataattatttacttaattgttaaATTATCGAAAATCAAATTAGCAACTGTattattccctttaatccaaggaatttgagtaattaaaagagttgactattttaccccttaATCCTTAATTTTACGTATTGGCATAATTTGTTAAAATTAATCACAATTGTTTCTAGTATTTGATTCGGGTAATCAGTCAATTAGAGGTAAATTATTgcaaattaatttttaattattttcgtTATGGACACAATGAATCCATGGTTAAAgcaattggggtcatttttgcaaaactaGCCTTTTAATGTGCTTAAATGAAATGGCCAAATTCATTTTactcaaattaattaaggtcattaatgtaATTGAACTTTAATTGACCAATTAAGGCCATATTTGAAAAGTAAGCCCACTTACATGATTGGCcgcattttaaattattaataggTTAATTACGTTCTAAATTGGTTATAATTAGAATATTATGGTAAACAatcaatattttaatttttacccATCTTTTGTTTTACCCATTTTACCCTATGTACGTATATACACTTagtagacacacacacacatacatacatacatatatatatatatatatatatatatatatatatatatatatatagtatacatgcTAAAGGGCCATGTTCATTTCTTTTATATTGGATTGAGCCTAGTCCAAAACGGATGTGACCTGGCCCAGGCCTGCCCCAGTTAAGAGGTAACACCCCTAAAACATTTCCCATTTCACAAAACATACCCTAACCCTCACCCCTCACCCCTCTCTCCTCCTTTCCTCTCTCATGAAACCCTAAAGCGCCTCCTCAATCTTCTTCTCTCTCCATGCCAGAAATGGCAATTTTTCAGAGTTCATAGAACTACATTACCTTTTGTACGACTATTTTCATACAacaattaatgttcaacttcgtTTTTTCTCAACCTCACCCCAAACACATTACCTTTTACTTTTACTTTAATTTTCAATTCAAACAATACGATTTTCTGTGTTTTTGTTGTTATATTATGATCGTACGAACTCGTTTTCATTGGTTCACAAGGGATTGGCTCGGATCGACCTAAAATGGGTCAGATCTGACTATATACATTTGTTGTCTTTAGATCCTGATCGTTGATTTCGCGTATTGAAGGTTTGTTTCTGAAAAAATCATGCTTGTCCCACGTCGGTATTTTAGTCCTTTGAGTGAATTttagggttctataaatagaaccccatccCTCACCATTTGAACAAGTTTTGACAGCCTCAAAAACTAGAATTTTACGTCCGACTTGAAATTTAAGCTCAATAGTATAATTTTAGACTTAAACTTTCTTTTGAGGGTTGAGTATCGTAGTTTCTAAATTTTATTTACTCTATCTGTGTTGCTGAGTTTGGGATTGAAAGCATCAAAGTCTCCAAATTCAATTCTTGACATGGTTGCATACaaaaaaggtaacattttatcTTGTTTTTGCTCTTTTAGTTTATATCTTTCTTAACTGTGATGTAGTGTGTTCAGTTAATAGTTGTTTAGTTTAAAAATATTAGTTGCTTAAGCATGATTATTGTCCTGGCATGTGTTTCAAGTTTATGGAAGATTAATATGATTTATTCTGGACAGTATACTTGAATAGGAGACTTGTTTTAGTTATGTAGATGGCCAATGGAATGCCATATGATTGTTTGAGTAGTAACTTGGGTTGTGTAATCTGCTAATGAGGGTATCTTAAACTTAGCTGTCTCTTTTAAATGTTGCTTGAATCATGGCTTAATTACCTAATGTGAGTGATGCTTAACTGTGAGACTCAACATAAGTGACTTGAGTGACCTCTAGTGGTACTGTTTAATCTTGTTTGAACCCTTTAATCACTGATGCTTGGATTACAAGACTTTACTGGCTTAAATTAGATGAATATGTGCTAACTTATTTGAGTTGAATTAGAATATTTGTTGGTTTATTGGTTCAAGTACACTGATTTGAGAATTTTAAACATACTTTTGATCTAAACATGCTTGCTATCTTATCATGCTGATTGTACAGGTCATAACTAGATTAAGTAAAGAGTTAGAGTTGGTCCAAataggatttaatgatgtctaaACATGCTTATACAAGCGTTAAGATTTGATCAAGGTGCTTGAATATGATCGAGTGAGGTTGGTGTGTCTATAAGGGTCCTGTTCTTGTGCATCCTTCCTGACCTGGATAGTCAAGTATGTCCAGAACTTGCTTTCCTTTTTTTTGAGAAATGATATTTGACATTTATTTTGGTTATGATGAAATACAAAATGAAACTGGACACATACCCTTAGCTTAACTAGTCTTGAAGAATAGTATGTATGATCATCTAAGTTTCTTGAGTGAAGGAAGTTATGAAATGGTTCAGGGATTGTAGGCTAATAGTAAGATAACTAAAGATTCCATCTGCATTAATGTTTTTAAGAAGCATTTAGTTTGGAATGATTAAATGATAAGAATCTTATGTAATCATGTGGATTTATGAAGCATACTAAAGATCACATGGCATGTGTAGGAGCCTTTTAAAAGGTGCCTTAGGGGAGGATCAAGGGGGACCAAATACCACTTGGTTCATAACATTTGTTCTCCAAATAAGAGGCACCATGGCACTTCTATGAGCCTATGGGGTGTATGTTTGCTACATAAGTGCATTGTGATCTCATAAATTCCATCATTTGACACAGGGGAGTAACGACTAAGGTCCAATCTCTTGTTTAAGTTGTTTCCCTTTATCTAAAAGAAAATTGTGAAACTGTGAATGTATAATTGAGGGATTCTGTGCAAAGGGAGAAGAGTTTTGACTAAACATTGAGACTTGAGTACTAATATTTATTTTGGATGAAATACTAAACCATGAAAGCCATTTGGACTGCCTGAATTGCTAGTGTGACACCTTTCTTTTAGGAAGCCCGCTGAGATTAAAATGcataatttttcttttcttcttttgtcatCTTACTCAAGTCATAGCCTTTGTGAAATCTGCATACCTTTCTTGTGCATCTTTATTACTGAACCTGAATGAGGCCTATCTTTGCCACCTCTAtgctatttatgaacattagaGTTTAATGAAATCCTATTTTTGATGCCAATTCTTTTGCATAAGACTGCATCTGTGCTCTGTATGTCTTGTCTTGACTAAATATGGTAAATGCTTCCCATAATCCCTCTGGTCTGAACATTTAACTAAATGAATGGATGCCTACATGTTTGATGTTGTTTACAGTCAATATACCTGCATCAACCTTCCCTGTGTTCATTATATCAATTGTTAGAGGGCGTGAGCTTGATCTAACTTATGTGAATGACTTACTTGTCCAGTTTTAGCCCAACTAGTTTAGTTTTGCCTTAGCCATAGTATGGGACAAATGTTATTATTCACACAATTGAAGGTAGAGGTGTAGGTACTTGATTGAGGAATAGGTCCTAGGACACATTTAAGGCGGGATATGCATAGAATATACACCAAAGTTATTAAGGAAATAAGAGGGTATACAAGTATTtacacttgatatacacatcACGTGTATACTGTATGTATATGAGCGAAGCCTGCTACGTATACATAGGGCATAAACATTGAATGAGTAAATAGGATGGGAATCTCATTAGGTCTCTATTTTGACTTAGCTTTATGTTAGAAGGATAGATGGGCCTAGCCCAATTCAGACTTAATAAAAGGTCAGCCCATATTCCaataattctaaaaaaaaaaagtgtcacaccgcaaaacccaccctagacgtgagcGGCATCCAACGTCATgcacaacatcggaagaacctcaacgacacaataataacacttgaacccgccaggttcaatattcgcctccaatcgtttataaaataaatgtaacaaatcatgaatatatgaattaaatcaacggaagtctttataatttaaataattcaaccaaaacatgatagtgttcccgaaagaaatcagtcctgaaaatcatgtgaaaccaatgtaagaacagttattcagtttgtgtatctcaataagaattatcaaaaccgattataaggcctcttgtcaaggcacaacttcaattatgcctttcaattgattataattaacaacaacaattccatgagaaaataagaatatcacacgtGCAATTActggcccaagaatcaagcacatcgaaggggtgaccgtagaggttcccttgtcacagcgcaccacaccggaatatgaaattcagcggtggctatccttctgtcacgacccaaccccgtgggccgcgactggcaccctacttaggcaccccaaacagactcacaaaccagatcatcatattcagactcattcagacttaacatacgttattcgaactgaaagctaatagcagacgtcacacaagcattgaacaaacacttatcttaagtggtcgcccgtgcaggacagtcatatcaaaatcagaaaggtggcggaatataaatcgcccaaatgcacacacacacacacgtacaaacttatGGGCCGTCTCGGCCATAATAGTATACGGGCTGCTTAAGAACGTAAAACGgaaccacatacgaacacaccggacccacgacccacaaatatgactacaggcctctaaaacaaaacagaacatacgaacatatgacgggacagggccccgccgtacccacacagccacaaatgtacataaacacacacatcaaaaggtatgtaccaaaagataagctccgga from Lycium barbarum isolate Lr01 chromosome 10, ASM1917538v2, whole genome shotgun sequence includes:
- the LOC132613004 gene encoding uncharacterized protein LOC132613004 is translated as MRPLIYDSQFSIENETSIAMVWISFPNLLPTFFVKESLFTLASAVGKPIQLDAATINKTRPNSARVKVQVDLLADFPKSVWMDIEDDVTKDIRSIKVNIQYDYLPKYCINCFLQSHSNEDCWVLHPELLENEVADKEEVVQNKGKALVVAEEPGTSKQGWVQQGRYKGDGGWKKPMQQYLPKVLSSGTVVLNQGVEDSEVSKLSNENKSNEKDVVEEDGSVEQRAAVVFVDDMKDHNNVHDRVVEAVNGDPDPVQKEINNQQLDGKAETQEVKVDYDSKEAHDCQEQENNGISDDVQESVMVHGRIDEDLNVGEGVSEPFDQYVGKDEIDQNKGVLEVMHDPGDGVNNLINKDQVLVNNILALADTDDQQLGEKDRGVRDEDEDFTQRFDAINRYHDVKEASEVALENQLSECTQAGNLNMNEVSNEEVQGLIGKYSMCLENLPVLPQEYEDFAFCLNSCELHEMPFKGSPFTLWNCRAANDCIFKRLDRIVHNDTFQNWFGQLEVEHLSRTGSHHAPLLVSCGDQVDNFTKPFRFLKFWVEHDTLFFYFVKQQWEADLSDEVFLSFKLKMKKLKASLSTWSKDTFGDILKN